The Synechocystis sp. PCC 7509 genome includes a window with the following:
- a CDS encoding integrase: MDIQSKLNQANGRLRSGKVGVTIQVKGDRLHLRATFPPKPGSTKQQPYQQRLALGYHANPSGISAAEAQARKIGALLDCKEFSWIPYLENSQLLHTIGSWIERFERQHWAEVIQNQASLTTWKTDYLQVFKNLPPDELLTLAALVNYITTTNPDSRTRKRACDYCYKLAEFADLEGREAIKKLTGSYSSAAVNPRSLPTDAQIAAWRDSLPSSSWRWVVGMLACYGLRGHEVFRLDLADFPVVRVLAGKTGARFIYPLYPEWAEDWKLHQIDLPKLSLNYSNAKLGTKVAGWFYDRKAPFNAYDLRHCYARRCFEFGMAPDWAAGLMGHSNRVHLTTYRAWIDEQTYRRVYQAIVSRPDRPLPP, from the coding sequence TTGGATATCCAATCTAAATTAAACCAGGCAAACGGGCGGCTGCGATCGGGAAAAGTGGGAGTAACGATCCAGGTTAAAGGCGATCGCTTACATCTTCGAGCTACTTTCCCACCAAAGCCCGGATCTACAAAGCAGCAGCCCTATCAACAGCGATTAGCACTAGGCTATCATGCCAATCCTTCGGGGATTTCGGCGGCGGAAGCTCAAGCCCGTAAAATAGGCGCGTTGCTTGACTGCAAGGAGTTTTCCTGGATTCCTTATTTAGAAAATTCACAATTGCTGCATACAATTGGCAGTTGGATTGAGCGATTCGAGCGCCAGCACTGGGCAGAAGTGATACAGAATCAGGCATCGCTAACAACTTGGAAAACTGATTACTTGCAAGTATTTAAAAACTTGCCACCAGACGAACTATTGACGCTGGCAGCGCTGGTTAACTACATCACTACTACAAATCCTGATAGCAGAACTAGAAAACGCGCTTGCGATTACTGCTACAAGCTGGCGGAGTTTGCGGATCTTGAGGGCAGGGAGGCAATTAAGAAACTAACAGGGAGTTATTCGAGCGCTGCGGTCAATCCTCGATCGCTGCCAACTGATGCTCAGATTGCTGCTTGGCGCGATAGTTTGCCTTCTAGCTCCTGGCGTTGGGTTGTGGGAATGTTGGCTTGCTATGGCTTGCGTGGCCACGAGGTTTTTAGGTTAGACCTGGCTGATTTTCCTGTGGTTCGTGTGCTGGCAGGGAAGACCGGAGCTAGATTTATTTATCCGCTCTATCCTGAGTGGGCCGAAGACTGGAAGCTGCATCAAATAGATTTACCTAAATTGAGCTTGAATTACAGCAACGCCAAATTAGGAACTAAGGTCGCGGGTTGGTTTTACGATCGCAAAGCTCCCTTTAATGCCTATGATTTGCGGCACTGCTACGCGAGACGCTGCTTTGAATTTGGTATGGCTCCTGACTGGGCAGCCGGATTAATGGGGCATTCAAACAGAGTTCATTTGACGACTTACAGGGCTTGGATTGATGAACAGACTTATCGGCGGGTTTATCAGGCGATCGTTAGCCGTCCCGATCGCCCGTTGCCTCCCTAA
- a CDS encoding helix-turn-helix domain-containing protein, with translation MYILDIEMLADLLRTKRGKSGLREISPAAGVSPSTISRIENGAIPDMATFLAICDWLKIPPHEFIRNTEHKEIPHDYFITCSKLRTDKRIDSNIGNAIANLIEAVFNN, from the coding sequence GTGTATATACTCGACATAGAAATGCTTGCCGATCTCCTTCGTACTAAACGCGGTAAAAGCGGGTTGCGGGAAATTTCACCGGCCGCAGGTGTTAGTCCTTCAACTATTTCACGAATTGAAAACGGAGCAATACCCGATATGGCAACTTTTCTGGCTATTTGTGATTGGCTGAAAATTCCACCGCATGAATTTATCAGAAATACAGAACACAAAGAAATACCCCACGACTATTTTATTACTTGCTCAAAATTGCGAACTGACAAAAGAATTGACAGTAATATTGGAAATGCGATCGCCAATTTAATCGAGGCTGTTTTTAATAATTGA
- a CDS encoding helix-turn-helix transcriptional regulator codes for MNTENSQDEPTLKTLRESAGLTQPELSRRINAGIRTIGDWERGVYSPSFDRAIALARELGVSLKTLAKSMKMDVSGVPDEQSDQD; via the coding sequence ATGAACACAGAAAACTCACAAGACGAACCAACCTTGAAGACACTTCGAGAGAGTGCTGGACTAACCCAGCCGGAACTAAGCCGACGAATAAATGCAGGCATTAGGACTATTGGCGATTGGGAACGGGGAGTATATTCCCCAAGTTTTGATCGGGCGATCGCTCTTGCCCGTGAACTTGGCGTGTCTCTAAAAACTCTTGCTAAATCTATGAAGATGGATGTCTCAGGAGTGCCAGACGAGCAATCAGATCAAGACTAA
- a CDS encoding MarR family transcriptional regulator, whose protein sequence is MTYINDSSPNKTKVKFYALRTGEHLRACKELTPAQRDIYYYLMTLDPDGNGMDINSKEIAEQLGLSKFTVCKSLKALDQLGWIELEKITNTIRISIN, encoded by the coding sequence ATGACCTACATCAATGATAGTTCGCCCAACAAAACAAAGGTCAAGTTTTATGCACTGAGAACGGGAGAACACTTGAGAGCTTGCAAGGAGCTAACACCAGCACAGCGAGACATTTATTACTACCTCATGACCCTCGATCCTGATGGGAATGGGATGGATATCAACAGCAAAGAAATAGCCGAGCAACTAGGGCTATCAAAATTCACTGTGTGCAAATCTTTAAAGGCTCTCGACCAATTGGGCTGGATTGAGCTTGAAAAGATTACTAACACTATAAGAATTTCAATCAATTAA